Proteins encoded by one window of Arachis ipaensis cultivar K30076 chromosome B04, Araip1.1, whole genome shotgun sequence:
- the LOC107639740 gene encoding uncharacterized protein LOC107639740 translates to MGLLHTNLVMFFLLLCFEPLHTTAADSSLPSGAKALDATLQHYAHNALVKPKTGTIYNAQLPSNLNGIKVSALRLRSGSLRRKGYPNYNEFEIPKGIIERPYVERLVLVYQNLGNSDLSRKYYPLENYTYLAPILGLLAYNGSDLSARNLPELDDVKAYGDPVLIKFRNVKPVPSGAVAKCVWFDLKGTSNFTNVTGEGNTCSTSQQGHFAIVVESPSAPSPAPAPAAGGGGGGKKSHKKVWIIVGSVLGGLALLVVLLLLVLWIQKYKEKKKMQQMERAAEVGEALNMTSIGDTMAPSATVTRTQPTLEHEYAP, encoded by the coding sequence ATGGGGCTTCTTCATACAAATCTAGttatgttttttcttcttctatgctTTGAACCACTTCACACTACTGCTGCTGATTCTTCTTTACCAAGTGGAGCAAAGGCCCTTGATGCAACTCTTCAGCATTATGCACACAATGCTTTGGTGAAGCCAAAAACAGGTACAATTTACAATGCTCAGCTTCCTTCAAATTTGAATGGGATTAAGGTTTCAGCATTGAGATTGAGGAGTGGAAGTTTAAGGAGAAAAGGGTATCCTAATTACAATGAGTTTGAGATCCCCAAAGGAATCATTGAGAGGCCTTATGTAGAAAGGTTGGTTTTGGTGTACCAAAATTTGGGGAATTCAGATTTGTCCAGAAAGTATTATCCATTGGAAAATTACACATATCTGGCTCCAATTTTGGGACTTTTAGCTTATAATGGTTCAGATTTATCAGCCAGGAATCTACCAGAACTAGATGATGTCAAAGCATATGGTGACCCTGTATTGATCAAGTTCCGAAATGTGAAGCCGGTTCCTAGTGGCGCCGTTGCGAAATGTGTGTGGTTTGATTTAAAGGGTACTTCCAATTTCACCAATGTAACAGGAGAAGGCAACACATGTTCTACTTCCCAACAAGGGCATTTTGCCATTGTGGTTGAATCACCTTCGGCTCCATCGCCAGCTCCTGCGCCAGCagcaggaggaggaggaggagggaagAAGAGTCACAAGAAGGTGTGGATCATTGTTGGTTCTGTGTTGGGAGGTCTTGCATTGTTGGTGGTGTTGTTATTGTTAGTTTTGTGGATtcaaaagtacaaagaaaagaagaaaatgcaACAAATGGAAAGGGCTGCAGAGGTAGGAGAAGCTCTTAACATGACTTCCATTGGAGATACAATGGCACCTTCTGCAACAGTTACAAGAACACAACCAACCCTTGAACATGAATATGCACCCTGA